A stretch of Brassica napus cultivar Da-Ae chromosome C6, Da-Ae, whole genome shotgun sequence DNA encodes these proteins:
- the LOC111206986 gene encoding probable 2-oxoglutarate-dependent dioxygenase AOP1, producing the protein MGSETPLLPLHLPVIDFSNQNLKPGEPQWDLTKADVQKALQDYGCFEASFDKVPIELRKSIFKALEELFDLPLKTKLRNVSKKPFHGYVGQYPMVPLYESMGIDDSDVVDKVEAFTEKLWPQGNNSFSATIHSFSKKLSELDITIRRMIMESFGLVKYIDEHLQSTNYLLRVMKYTGPDTEETKLGLNAHTDKNIVTILYQNHVEGLEVQTKDKNWIKVKPSEDSFIVMIGDSLHALLNGRLHSPYHRVMMTGTETRYSLGLFSIPKAGHIVSSPDELVDEEHPRLFKPFDHVEFLKFYYTEAGQRSQSALKTYCGM; encoded by the exons ATGGGTTCTGAAACTCCTCTCCTTCCTCTTCACCTCCCGGTCATCGATTTTTCAAACCAAAACCTGAAACCAGGAGAGCCCCAATGGGACTTAACCAAAGCTGATGTCCAGAAAGCTCTTCAAGACTACGGCTGTTTCgaggcttctttcgataaagttCCTATCGAGTTACGAAAATCGATTTTCAAGGCCTTGGAAGAGCTTTTCGACTTACCTTTAAAGACAAAATTGAGAAACGTCTCGAAGAAACCTTTCCATGGATACGTTGGTCAATACCCAATGGTTCCACTGTACGAGAGCATGGGCATTGATGATTCTGATGTTGTAGACAAAGTTGAAGCCTTTACTGAAAAGTTATGGCCTCAAGGCAACAACAGCTTCAG CGCAACGATCCATTCGTTTTCAAAGAAGTTATCAGAGCTAGACATAACTATAAGAAGAATGATCATGGAGAGTTTTGGACTCGTGAAGTACATCGATGAACATCTTCAGTCAACGAACTACCTCCTTCGAGTTATGAAGTACACAGGACCTGATACAGAAGAGACCAAACTAGGGCTAAACGCTCATACCGACAAAAACATTGTCACTATACTTTACCAAAACCATGTTGAAGGTCTTGAGGTGCAGACCAAAGACAAGAACTGGATCAAAGTGAAGCCATCAGAAGACTCTTTCATCGTCATGATAGGAGATTCTCTCCAT GCATTGCTGAATGGTAGATTACACTCTCCATATCACCGTGTCATGATGACTGGAACAGAGACGAGATACTCGCTCGGGCTGTTCTCAATTCCTAAAGCAGGACATATCGTGAGTTCACCAGATGAGCTCGTGGACGAAGAGCACCCTCGACTCTTTAAGCCCTTTGATCATGTTGAGTTCCTTAAATTTTACTACACAGAAGCTGGACAAAGATCTCAATCTGCTCTCAAAACTTACTGTGGAatgtaa
- the LOC125588743 gene encoding uncharacterized protein LOC125588743 gives MYSRKPTSKLQGSFFPKFSFTKFYMIFKFFLSDSFPFDTGKMDLRSNPFQEGENDAPRIIDPGQDDATMAEPDDSSTKDKLGWINGEDTDLKPADETEDELEPAEESMLELKPAEVIVDELDELSELSDTSLELNELSDTEDGAGLVAGRNEPFSAQRKIHNKFNLGRFYTKFDQTFPQSISSPFSSRMPRGNQQGSLGRAWEKEFNKNH, from the coding sequence ATGTACTCGAGGAAACcaacttcaaaactccaaggaagtttctttccaaaattttccttcactaaattttacatgatttttaaattctttttgtctgattcatttccttttgatacaggtaaaatggatttgaggtcaaatccttttcaagagggagagAATGATGCGCCTCGGATCATAGACCCGGGCCAGGATGATGCGACCATGGCTGAGCCAGATGATTCTTCAACAAAGGACAAACTAGGATGGATTAATGGTGAGGATACTGATCTAAAACCAGCTGATGAGACTGAGGACGAGCTGGAACCAGCTGAAGAGAGTATGCTTGAGCTGAAACCAGCTGAAGTGATAGTAGATGAgctggatgagctgagtgagctaagtgatactagcttggagctgaatgagctaagtgacactgaagatggagctggtttagttgctgggcgaaatgagcctttttcagcccaaagaaaaattcataacaaattcaatttgggtcggttttacaccaaattcgaCCAGACCTTTCCTCAGTCCATTTCAAGCCCATTCTCATCAAGAATGCCAAGAGGGAATCAGCAAGGAAGTCTTGGTCGTGCATGggaaaaagaattcaacaaaaatcattaa
- the LOC106405046 gene encoding auxin-responsive protein IAA6 → MAKEGLGLEITELRLGLPVDNNGERLVSGSKKTKRVFSEMMISSSLDTDGANSVVSSVDIVTREVEDDSVPKDKSQAVGWPPVCSYRTKKNNNKELSKAIGYVKVSMYGVPYLRKIDLGSSKGYTHLATVLEKLFGCLGLGVALKEGEKFEYVIIYEDKDRDWMLVGDVPWQMFKESCMRLRIVKRSDATGFGLQQNLSLQLE, encoded by the exons atggcaaaggAGGGTTTAGGACTTGAGATTACAGAGCTAAGATTGGGGCTTCCAGTAGATAACAACGGTGAAAGATTAGTTAGCGGATCGAAGAAGACAAAGAGGGTGTTCTCGgagatgatgatatcatcatcactagATACTGACGGTGCAAACAGCGTCGTTTCGTCTGTGGACATTGTCACCCGTGAGGTAGAGGATGACTCTGTACCGAAGGATAAGAGTCAGGCGGTAGGGTGGCCACCTGTGTGTTCTTATAGgacaaagaaaaacaacaataaagaatTATCGAAAGCGATAGGGTACGTGAAAGTGAGCATGTACGGTGTGCCATACTTGAGGAAGATTGACCTTGGTTCCAGCAAGGGCTATACTCATCTAGCCACCGTTCTTGAGAAACTCTTCGGCTGTCTTGGTCTAG GAGTAGCATTGAAGGAGGGGGAGAAATTTGAATACGTTATTATATACGAGGATAAGGATAGAGATTGGATGCTCGTCGGAGATGTTCCTTGGCA GATGTTCAAAGAGTCATGCATGAGGCTGAGGATCGTGAAGAGATCAGATGCAACCGGTTTTGGTCTGCAGCAAAATTTATCATTGCAACTCGAGTAA
- the BNAC06G05840D gene encoding uncharacterized protein BNAC06G05840D — protein MVCFCFLVDQKRKVKRSKPAAGTCSRCGHGASIADMKTSTRFCFLPIYWKSWRAVVCSFCGSVLKSYR, from the coding sequence ATGGTATGTTTCTGTTTCTTGGTGGATCAGAAGAGGAAAGTGAAGCGGAGCAAACCGGCGGCAGGAACTTGCTCACGGTGCGGCCATGGCGCTAGCATCGCCGACATGAAGACGTCGACAAGATTTTGTTTCCTTCCAATTTACTGGAAATCTTGGAGAGCCGTCGTTTGCAGTTTCTGTGGCTCTGTTCTTAAGTCCTACCGTTAA
- the LOC125588745 gene encoding uncharacterized protein LOC125588745 encodes MAASSLHTSISPRSFLPLSKPSPKPQRSQVFLRNKQRSCVSCALINDETDVIPVKSHDDGSVVVMSNETERDVNEPVVVGQLSFEGFPSSSPAADMGDDKSRESEEMDKMIDRSINATIVLAAGTYAITKLLTIDHDYWHGWTLFEILRYAPQHNWLAYEEALKRNPVLAKMVISGVVYSVGDWIAQCYEGKPLFEIDRARTLRSGLVGFTLHGSLSHFYYQFCEELFPFQDWWVVPAKVAFDQTVWSAIWNSIYFTVLGFLRLESPLSIFKELKATFLPMLTAGWKLWPFAHLITYGLVPVEQRLLWVDCVELIWVTILSTYSNEKSEARISESVIENPSSSTTPIDPSKE; translated from the exons ATGGCTGCTTCTTCACTCCACACCTCAATCTCTCCACGTAGCTTCCTCCCTCTCTCAAAACCTTCTCCAAAACCCCAACGCTCTCAAGTCTTCCTTAGGAACAAACAGAGAAGCTGCGTTTCGTGCGCGTTGATCAACGATGAAACCGATGTGATTCCGGTGAAGAGCCACGATGACGGCTCTGTGGTGGTGATGAGCAACGAGACGGAGAGAGATGTGAACGAGCCGGTGGTTGTTGGTCAGCTTTCGTTTGAAGGGTTCCCTTCATCTTCTCCAGCAGCTGACATGGGAGACGACAAGAGCAGAGAGAGCGAAGAGATGGACAAGATGATCGATAGGAGCATCAATGCTACGATCGTTTTAGCTGCTGGTACTTATGCCATCACCAAACTGCTCACCATCGATCATGATTATTGGCAT GGATGGACACTGTTTGAGATACTAAGATACGCTCCTCAACATAACTGGCTTGCTTACGAGGAAGCGTTAAAGAGAAACCCTGTTCTTGCCAAAATGGTCATAAGTGGAGTTGTGTATTCTGTCGGAGATTGGATAGCTCAG TGTTACGAAGGCAAACCTTTGTTTGAGATTGACAGAGCAAGAACGTTGAGGTCAGGACTAGTGGGTTTCACTCTCCATGGCTCTTTGTCTCATTTCTATTACCAATTCTGCGAGGAACTTTTCCCTTTTCAAGATTGGTGGGTTGTTCCTGCTAAAGTCGCTTTCGATCAAACCGTGTGGTCTGCTATATGGAACAGTATTTACTTCACGGTTCTTGGGTTTCTTCGTCTTGAATCACCTCTCAGCATCTTCAAAGAATTAAAAGCTACGTTCTTGCCGATGCTAACA GCAGGGTGGAAGCTTTGGCCGTTTGCTCATTTGATCACATACGGTTTGGTTCCTGTAGAACAACGACTACTATGGGTTGATTGCGTGGAGCTTATTTGGGTCACTATACTCTCAAC TTACTCAAATGAAAAGTCAGAAGCTAGAATCTCGGAGTCCGTCATTGAGAACCCTTCGAGTTCCACTACACCCATTGATCCCTCCAAG GAATGA